From a region of the Primulina eburnea isolate SZY01 chromosome 7, ASM2296580v1, whole genome shotgun sequence genome:
- the LOC140837251 gene encoding phytanoyl-CoA dioxygenase has protein sequence MMVIAKNLTSDQLQFFDSNGYLVLESFCSPNEIKSLRLRMDYLLDEFDALGKASIFSTKNQQKTSDDYFYESVEKISFFFEEKAFDDDGNLKQAKQVSINKVGHALHELDPEFKRFSSSEKLSSLMLSLGYQRPVIIQSMYIFKQPGIGGEVVPHQDNSFLHTDPTTCTGLWLALEDATTTNGCLWAIPGSHKDGLVRRFIRDEKGVHFDKPSPSYELKDFVPIEVKAGTLVVIHGDLIHQSFENKSSTSRHAYSLHVIDTNGCRWSPDNWIRRTVDPEPLYTS, from the exons ATGATGGTAATCGCCAAGAACTTGACTTCGGATCAGCTTCAGTTTTTCGACTCGAATGGATATTTGGTTTTGGAATCTTTTTGCAGCCCAAATGAAATAAAATCTCTCAGATTAAGAATGGATTATTTACTTGATGAATTCGACGCTTTGGGCAAAGCCTCAATTTTCTCCACCAAGAACCAA CAAAAAACTTCGGATGATTACTTCTACGAGAGCGTTGAGAAGatttcttttttctttgaaG AAAAAGCATTTGATGATGATGGTAACTTGAAGCAAGCAAAGCAAGTCTCAATAAATAAAGTTGGTCATG CATTGCATGAACTAGACCCTGAATTTAAGAGGTTCTCGAGCTCAGAGAAGTTGTCAAGTTTAATGTTGTCCTTGGGTTACCAAAGACCAGTAATAATTCAGTCCATGTACATTTTCAAG CAACCTGGAATTGGTGGAGAAGTAGTACCACATCAAGACAATTCGTTTCTACATACGGATCCAACGACTTGCACGGGCCTTTGGCTAGCTCTAGAAGATGCCACAACTACAAATGGCTGCCTCTGGGCTATTCCCGGATCTCATAAAG ACGGTCTAGTGAGAAGATTCATCAGAGACGAAAAGGGGGTTCATTTTGATAAGCCGTCTCCATCCTACGAGCTGAAGGATTTCGTCCCTATTGAAGTGAAAGCTGGGACACTGGTTGTCATTCATGGAGATTTAATTCACCAGAG TTTTGAGAACAAGTCCTCAACATCGCGGCACGCGTATAGCTTGCACGTGATTGATACTAATGGCTGCAGATGGTCTCCGGACAATTG